The DNA sequence GGCCTCTTCTTATGTGAGCATCAGAATCTATTGGCCCATTGTCCCTCTTCTTAAGAAGATTGATTGGGAATTCGAAAACACAAACAACCCAATATTCCTTTTTTACGTTCGCATCTTTCCAAACTTCTAGTAAGACACCAATCAACATCTCACACCGTCCATGGGATGTGGGCAATGGTGGTTTCCACACCCCTAGACCGTGTGAGATAGGGTGGAATGGTTACGTGCAAGGGAGGAGATATGGACTCGATTGATCCTACTCACTCCCCTATTAAGCCCTATATAAAGGGTCAAAACTTCCATTCTTGATTCATTGCAATTTGGAGAATCCAATAGTTTACTTATTAAGCTTTGGGTCACTATGGATAATAAGCTTTTTGTTAGAGTTCTAGTgagtctctctcttcttgcattTGTTTCTTGGGTGGCTAATGGTGACACCATATCATCTTGTACCCAAACACCATACCCTGATATGTGTACTTCCTACATAACCTCTAATTCTCTAGTCACCTCAAAAGGTTTCCATGATGTGGTTCTATCAATCACCATGAACCAAGCTCAGCTAGCCCATAATCACATTTCAGCTATGGACTTGAGCTCTTTCGACAAGCCAGCCAAGGCAGCATGGGCCGACTGTGTGGAGCTCTATAACAACACAGTTAGCCAGCTTAATCGTGTATTATCATCTAACCGTTGGGAAGATACTCAAACATGGCTTAGTGCATCAGTTGCCAATCACCAGACTTGCCAAAATGGGTTTATGGAGCTCAACAAAGCTTCATTTATATCTTCCTTACCTCCCATGTTGACTGATTTCTCTAAGTTGCTCAGTAACTCTTTGGCTGTAAACAAACAGGCAGCTTCAGTAGTGTCTAGTAAACCAGGTGGTGGCAGACGCTTGCTTTCAGATGGGTTCCCTTCATGGGTCTCTGGTGCTGATAGAAAGCTTCTCCAATCAACATCGGCAGCCTCACGAGCTAATATAGTGGTGGCTGCTGATGGGTCTGGTAATTGTAAGACCATATCTGAAGCTGTGTCTGCTTCATCAAAGCTAAGTAGTGGGAGTTCAAGATTTGTTATATATGTGAAGAAGGGTACATACCAAGAGAACGTTCACATTACCCAGTCAAATATAATGCTAATAGGAGATGGGATTGATGCCACCATCGTTACTGGTAGTGAGAATGTCAAAGATGGTTCCACAACTTTCAGATCGGCCACAGTCGGTAAGCTTTCTT is a window from the Macadamia integrifolia cultivar HAES 741 chromosome 5, SCU_Mint_v3, whole genome shotgun sequence genome containing:
- the LOC122079165 gene encoding pectinesterase-like codes for the protein MDNKLFVRVLVSLSLLAFVSWVANGDTISSCTQTPYPDMCTSYITSNSLVTSKGFHDVVLSITMNQAQLAHNHISAMDLSSFDKPAKAAWADCVELYNNTVSQLNRVLSSNRWEDTQTWLSASVANHQTCQNGFMELNKASFISSLPPMLTDFSKLLSNSLAVNKQAASVVSSKPGGGRRLLSDGFPSWVSGADRKLLQSTSAASRANIVVAADGSGNCKTISEAVSASSKLSSGSSRFVIYVKKGTYQENVHITQSNIMLIGDGIDATIVTGSENVKDGSTTFRSATVGVMGNGFIAMAMTFQNTAGPQKNQAVAFRSGSDKSVFYQCSFKGYQDTLYVYSQRQFYRNCDIYGTQDFIFGDAAVVLQSCNIYVRKPMSNQQNYVTAQGRTDPNENTGISIHGCRITAASDLKAVQSSFKTYLGRPWMKYSRTVVMTSYLDSLIDPAGWAQWSGSFALSTLYFGEYGNTGSGSSISGRVKWNGYHIMSSADAQKFAVANFLGVSWIAAAGVPYSSGI